In one window of Arachis ipaensis cultivar K30076 chromosome B06, Araip1.1, whole genome shotgun sequence DNA:
- the LOC107605352 gene encoding uncharacterized protein LOC107605352 isoform X1 — translation MEDRIRKKRNKILHTKTGSGVPMKVSVNKFDFSNSYIWLEFYNTPLEKDISLICDTIRSWHIVGRLGGCNSMNMQLSQSPITKRPSYDFIQGANVTPTTFYNIGDLEVQDNLARIWVDIGTSEPLLLDVLINALTQISSDFVGIKQVVFGGEEYENWNENMTSEDSGFSVHKI, via the exons ATGGAAGACAGAATTAGGAAAAAAAGGAACAAAATACTGCACACAAAGACGGGATCAGGAGTACCAATGAAAGTGTCCGTTAACAA ATTTGATTTTTCAAACTCATATATATGGCTTGAATTTTACAATACACCACTGGAAAAAGACATCTCCTTAATATGTGAT ACTATTCGATCGTGGCATATTGTTGGACGTCTTGGTGGATGCAATTCGATGAACATGCAA CTATCACAATCTCCGATCACGAAACGGCCAAGTTATGATTTTATTCAAGGAGCTAATGTGACGCCAACTACATTTTACAACATTGGGGATCTTGAGGTTCAAGACAACTTGGCTCGAATATG GGTAGATATTGGAACCAGTGAACCGCTGCTTTTGGATGTCTTGATAAATGCATTAACACAGATAAGTTCTGA TTTTGTTGGAATCAAGCAAGTGGTCTTTGGTGGGGAAGAATATGAGAATTGGAACGAGAATATGACATCAGAGGATTCAGGTTTTAGTGTTCACAAGATCTGA
- the LOC107605352 gene encoding uncharacterized protein LOC107605352 isoform X2 has product MRCPKLHIGFDFSNSYIWLEFYNTPLEKDISLICDTIRSWHIVGRLGGCNSMNMQLSQSPITKRPSYDFIQGANVTPTTFYNIGDLEVQDNLARIWVDIGTSEPLLLDVLINALTQISSDFVGIKQVVFGGEEYENWNENMTSEDSGFSVHKI; this is encoded by the exons ATGAGATGCCCAAAGTTGCACATCGG ATTTGATTTTTCAAACTCATATATATGGCTTGAATTTTACAATACACCACTGGAAAAAGACATCTCCTTAATATGTGAT ACTATTCGATCGTGGCATATTGTTGGACGTCTTGGTGGATGCAATTCGATGAACATGCAA CTATCACAATCTCCGATCACGAAACGGCCAAGTTATGATTTTATTCAAGGAGCTAATGTGACGCCAACTACATTTTACAACATTGGGGATCTTGAGGTTCAAGACAACTTGGCTCGAATATG GGTAGATATTGGAACCAGTGAACCGCTGCTTTTGGATGTCTTGATAAATGCATTAACACAGATAAGTTCTGA TTTTGTTGGAATCAAGCAAGTGGTCTTTGGTGGGGAAGAATATGAGAATTGGAACGAGAATATGACATCAGAGGATTCAGGTTTTAGTGTTCACAAGATCTGA